The sequence below is a genomic window from Tachyglossus aculeatus isolate mTacAcu1 chromosome X1, mTacAcu1.pri, whole genome shotgun sequence.
ttttatggtatttgctaatcaggttggatacagtccacgccccacatggggctcgtggttgTAAtctcaactttacagatgaggtaactgaggcacagagaagttgtgacttgcccaaggacacacagcaggcaagtggaggagctaggattggaacccaggtccttctgaatcccatgcccatgctctatccactaggcaacactgcttcctaatTTTGGCTTCTAAAGGTTTTATGGTGGGACTCAGTTAATTGGTTGTTAGAGCAATTACCCAGAGCTAGTGCCCACATTAGGTTATGAATTTACTGAGTTTCCTACATTATCCTAAGAGCCTACCATGGTGCTTGTATCTTGGTTGAGCAGAGCTGAGTTTTCTTGCCGTTCCTTCTGGGCTGAAGCAGCAAATGGGATGAACCTTTGCCATCTGATAGGCTGAGAACAGTGTGATGTCACAAGTGTGGATTgtttggttaagcccttacttagtgtagtagtagtaagagccaTGTTTGCCTGACCCAACAATCCAAGtcctatggcctagtggatagagatagagcaagggcctggaagtcagtaggacctttgttctaatccagctctgcctcttgtcagctttgtgaccttgggcaagtcacttacttcactgggcctcagttccctcatctgtaaaatagggattaagacactctgtgagtcctatgtgggacagggactgtatcaaacctgattatcctatatctactccagtgcttaaaacagtgcctggcacatagtaagtgcttaacagataccacaattattatgacagCACATTCTTCTCCATCTGTAAagcactcagaaagcactcaagacatcattatcaccatcataatcatcatcggtactattaagcacttgggagaatacaaatagaGTAGGATGAGAAGACCCCTgtctttggtcaatcaatcagtggaattcattgagtgcttactatgtacgaacactggactaagcccttgagagagtacaacagaattagcagacacattccctgccccaaacaagtttattatctagagggagagatagacatgaatataaagtaATTTACAGTATATACTTCCTAGAaatatacataattgctgtagggttgagggtagggtgagtatcaaatgcccaaaggtcacagatctatgtgcatagatgcagaagggagagggagctggagaaaggagagcttaatcggagaagggctcttggaaaatatgtgaccttaataaagttttgaaagtggagagagtagtggtctggtgtgtatggatggggaggaagttccaggctaggtggagaatgtgggaaaggggtcagcagcaaggtagatgagactggggcacagtgagtgaaCTGGCTGtactaggagatcagagaggtgaagtaggatggggttAGCTGACTGAGGGCTTTACAGCCTACGGTAAAGAGTTCCTGTttaatgtggtggtggatgggccaccactgatggcttttgaggagtggagaggcatggactgaacatttttttttttttttagaaaaatgatctatgcagcagagtgaagtatggggaaagacaggagtatgggaagtcagtgaggaagcatgtgcagtagtcaaagtgggataggataagtgcttggatcagcatggtagcagtttggatagagaggaaagggtctattttaacaatgctgtgaaggtagaaccgacagaatttggtgacagattgaatatgtgggtggaatgagagagatgagtcaaagacaatggaagattatgggcttgtgacataGGGAGGATAGCggtattgtctatagtgatgggaaatacAGGGAGAGGATAAGGTTTGTTTCAgtagataaagagttcagttttggacacattaagtttgatGTGTCtgcgggacatccaggtagaggtgtcctgaaagcaggaggaaatgcaagactgcagagaaagatcgaggtcagggctggagatgtagatttgggagtcatccacatgtagagggtagttgaagctatgggattgaatgagttctccatggggttgggagtagatggagaataaaaagggACCTAGAACTAAGACTTGAGGGACCCTCACTTTCAGAagatgagaggtggaggaggagccagcaaaagaaactgagaaggagcggtcagagagataggaggagaaccaagaaaggacagaaaaacagcattgcctagtggttagagcatgggcctgggatttagaaggacctgggttctaatcctaggggCTCAGACTCATAATCTTcgctttatggatgaggtaactgaggcagagagaagtaaagtgacatacccaaggtcacacagcagacaagtggtggacctggaccagggttataatcctaggtccaccacttgtctgctgtgttaccttgggtacatcactttacttctctgtgcctattaccttatctgtaaaatgaagattaagagtctgagccccaagtgggacatggactgtgtccaaaccgactaccttgtgtctaccccagcacttagaacagtgcgcctggcacatagtaagcacttaataccatttaaaatcaaCAAAAAAAcagtggcagtgaagccaaggtttaacaaagtttcaaggagaagggggtggtctatggTGTCAAAAGCACTGAGAGATCTAGGAGGATTTGGATAAAGtagctaccataattattattatttttattagtggctGTCAGATTTAGCGACAAGTAGGGAATTGGTTACCTTAGGGctttttctgtggagtgaagggggcagaagccagattggagtggataaaggagagaactggaggagaggaagtggagacagtgggtgtaaacaattcTCAAgacgtttggagaggaatgataggagggagatgggaagataactggagggaaccatggggtcatgggagggtttatttaggataGTAGATaggtaagcatgtttgaaagtagtggggaagatgttgttggaaagtgaacaattgaagatgactgtgaagaagggaggggattagtgttttttttaaaaaggtacgtAGGAATGGTGTAAGAAGCACAAGTAGAAGGGGTAGaatgagaggaggtgagagatgtcATCTTGCATcactgcagggaatatagggtagggattgtttccatctgttgctgaattgtactttccaagcacttagtacagtgctaagcactcagtaagtgcttaatatgattgaatgaatgaatgaaatagggtgAAGGAGGATTGGAGAGAAACAgttgattttagggagatcacacctgatggtttcaattttgttgatgaagtatgtggtCAGAACATTAAGGGAAAGAGATGATGGGGGCAGgaagacaggaggtttgaggaggaagttaaatggctggaacagctggtggggtTAGAaagtatgggagtgaattaggaaagaGAAATACTGTTGTCGGGCAGTGGAGAGGACCgaattgaagcagataagaatggatttaaggtggacaaggtcagagagatgtctggatttcctccaacagtgctCCGCAGCTCAGGCACAAGAGAGGAGGAAacgtactgtggaggtgatccagggttgcgggTTAGTGTTATGAGactggtggaggggcaggggagcaaaGGAGTTGAATTAATTGGAGAGCACAGCGAAGAGGACATCGATTTGTGTTTCAGAAgcaggtagtttgggtatggagacccaGTGGGGTAAGGAGGCTGGAGaatactggagggggtcaaaagaatgGAAGTGTCTGTAGGGGGGAAAGGACAGAATTGGGGAGGTGGAtgtatgggaaagagagcaggtgaggtTGTGGTCTGATGGAGGATTTTCAATAGTAGAGATTATAAAGTCAAAtgtgtgcccaagttggtgaatgtttgagttggggtggagcaggaggttattGGACTAGAGGGCTGAGAGGAGGTGGACTGTGGAAGGATGGTCAGGGACATTCACATCCATCAATGACCTGAGGCTGTAAATGGGGAAACAGACCTACATGAAAATAAGTTACAGGAAACAGATCCAGAAATATTCAGGGATTTGCAATAGATCTTACaacagacaagaagtggagctgggtttagaacccaggtttcctcactcccagtcctgtgctctttccactaggccatactgtttcttatttctatagttctatttaaaAATTACCTTCAGCTCTACAATTACCTTTTTAAAGAAAATCATTATTTAATTCATCAAAGTGTTACCCACATTTGGTTGCCAATAAAGTACTGAGAACAATGTGTTGTGTCAAACCTGGACCGACAAGTCAAGTGCTTACGTATTAGTATTGCTGATACAATAATTCAATAATTGTATTATAATGAATATAATATTCATTTCTTTAGTTTAGTTTGAACTATTTGTTTGGTACTTATTCTGTTCTAATTATTATGGTAGATGCAGGGCAAGGCGAGGACAAGgcgattggacataatcccagttcacttggggctcgcagtgtaagaggacctgggtttgataTCATGAAGCCAAACCAACTTTACAGACAGAAATCCTCCTATTCGACAAATTCCCCAAAGATGGACCCTCTGTGAGGCATCTTAATCAAAGAAGctacatgtgagcccgttgtgagcagcgattgtctctatttgttcctgaattttacttcccaagcacttagtacagtgctctgcacactaagtgctcaataaatactattgaatgaacgaatgaagtgtacTGAGACTTGGTTTTGGCACTACTAGTGAAGGGGTCGGGGAGATAGCAGGGTGGGACTCCCATCACAgccaggtcaggggttcagaggAGCTGCCTTGCAGTTCCTGGGGgattcacttctctcctccacaGAGAGCACCACCCCAAACCCCGGCTCCAggccttcacctcgcccccttcatggggcttgggagacaggtgaACTTTGGTCTAGGacaagctacattcattcattcaatcatatttattgagggcttactgtgtgcagagcactgtactaggtgcttggaaagtacagttcagcaacaaacagggacaatccctgcccaacaacgggctcacagtctagaaggagggagacagtcatAATGAGCAGTTTGGAAACAACCAGGAGCATGTCCTGGGGTTAGGGGTTGAAGGGGCAGCATGTTCTGTGGAGAAGAGCAGAAgcaaatggcctaatggatagagcatggtcagaaggacctgggttctaatcccacttctgccacttgttagctgtatgacgttgggtaagtcacttcacttctctgtgcctccatttcctcatctgtaaaatggagattaagactgtgagcacaatgtgggatagggactgtgtccaacctgattagcttgtatctacctcagtgcttagtacagtgcctggcatatagtaagctcttacataTCCCTTATTAttgtgcttaacattattattattattattatgcaaatccCCTGGGAAAtgcattgtcattatcattataaatagttATTTAATcactgctttacagatgaggaaactgaagcacaaagttcatttattcaattgtatatattgagcacttacatgtacaaagcactgtactaagcacttgggagagtaccatacaaaaacagacacattccctgcccacaatgagctcacagtctagagggggagacaggcattaatatacataaatgcataaatatATTAGAGATatgcatatgtgttgtggggatgggcgggaggatgaatgaagggagccatTCAGGGCAATGcacaagagagtgggagaagaggagaggagggcttagggaaagcttcttggaggagatgtgccttcaataaggctttgaagtggggaagagaaattatctgtctgatatgaggaggaagggtattccagatctgaggtaggatgtgggcaaggggtcagtggtgagatagatgaaattgaagtatagtgagaaggttagtattagaggaacaaagtgtatgggctgggttatagtaggagagtagcaagctgaggtaggagggggcaaggtgattgagtgctttaaaaccagtggtgaggggtttttgtttgatgcggaggtggatgggcaaccactggagtttcttgaggagctggGAAATGTGGTCTGagcgtttttgaaggaaaatgatcccatcagcagagtgaagtattgactgaagtggggaaggacaggaggcaaggagatcagcaaggaggcttataaaataatcaaggtgggataggataagtgcttgcattaatgtggtagcagtttggatggaaaggaaggggtggtttttagcaatactgtgaagatagaactgacaggatttactgatggcttcaatatgtgggtagaatgattGTGACTTTTTTGTCTCCCAAAATTACAGATTAGGCAAGTGATTTAAAATTTGACCCTCCCGTCCCCTCTTCTGATTGGTTACTACCAAGCAAGATCTAATTGGTAGGTAAATCTGCCTGTTGAGAGTCGCCACACTTAGAATGGATCTGATTCGTAGGAAAACCTGTCTGTTGAGTCCCCTGCTCCAGTGGTGCAATTTCCAGGAATCCAAACCCAGAAGGGTAGGTACAGTAGGCATTCAGAATCCACTGGATCTTGCTTTTCATGGCATTTGCTACTTTTTCCCAAGTCCCCTAATTACCAATCCTATGCCCTTTTGGAAGAAAAAGCAAAAATTCTAGAAGTGATATCAGAAACTGCAGGAGTCAGGGGGAAGCAAGCAGTTTAGTTATCTCTGGCATCTGAACCCAGACACACAACTAGCTTGGGACTCAggcttccagctccaggaaaattGGTGGTAAATGGATGGTCCTAGGACAAGTGGGAAGTGGAGGGTCTCATCCAGGGTTTGCTAAAGAGAGCCTTTTTGGCAACATTTCTCCTAGTTCCCCACAAATCCCTGCACAAAACCTGGACAGGACTACTCCGAtccatcctgccccctcccccacaatcaatcaatcaatcaatcataagcgcttagtacaatgctccgcacacaataagtgctcaaatatgattgaatattgattgaacgctcactgtgtgcagagcactgtactaggtgcttgggaggatacagtataatggaattggtaggcatgttctctgcccgcaacaagctcacagtctagagtccagagCCTGCCCCACTCTTGGCTAACAATACTGAAACCAAGTTGAAGTAGATTGGAAAAGAGAGTAATCTCTTTGTAAAGTTGCCTCTCAAACAATTCCTTGGGGAATTTGCCCAGCTTGAGAAGCATTGCCTATACAGTTAGATTAGTTTCATGGTACCAAAATAATTCATATTGGCCATCTAACTTAGAGTGATGGAATGGAatggggaattagacatgatgaAATATCACCAGCTCATTCCTTCCCACTAAGGAACATATCTTCCCTGGTCACAGGAGAAATTGTGATGAcctttattaaatgcttcagtttcctaaacactgtattaagcactgaggcaagGTAAGGGGCTTTGTGTCAGTGGCAGTCTTtggcccacaagggactcacagtctgaaagattgagtcgggggagacagaaacgCAGAGAAAGCAATTTTGGTAAATCCATCAGAAACAGCAATTCAACGACAAAAATGGCAGTACATCACAGCTGGGAGGGAATAGAACTCAGACTCCTCACTGTTCCTGGTAGAGTTGTCCTTGGTCTAAATTGCCATAATCTTCCCAAAGGTAGGAATGTTTAACGGGGGCTTTGGCCTGCCCTGGCCTCCAGTGGGGGCAGATCTTTTCCCCGTTatggtggatggggagggatatCACCAGATAATCCGTCTCCTCCCTGCTCCATATCCTCACAGCAGACCCCTAGTAGTGGAAGAGATTTAGGAGTTACAAGCCTTGTGGACCGGCCTTCCCCTCAGTGCCccgtggagggtggggtgggtgtggggtgtgtgtgtttggttgTGTCCAGGCTCCAAAATTGCCAGGGTGAGGATAGTGAGGGGAGACGTTTCCACTGCTCCCCTCCTCTTACATTCTCCCTTTCACTCAGACATACTGCTGGGCTACAGagacaaagcagcatggtttatcatcatcatcatcaatcgtatttattgagcacttactatgtgcagagcactgtactaagtgcttgggaagtacaaattggcaacatatagagacagtccctacccaacagtgggctcacagtctaaaagggggagacagagaacaaaaccaaacatactaacaaaataaaataaataggatagatatgtacaagtaaaataaataaataaataaatagagtaataaatatgtacaaccatatatacatatatacaggtgctgtggggaagggaaggaggtaagacggggggatggagagggggacgagggggagaggaaggaaggggctcagtctgggaaggcctcctggaggaggtgagctctcagcagggccttgaagggaggaagagagctagcttggcggatgggcagagggagggcattccaggcctgggggatgacgtgggccaggggtcgatggctggcggcacaggcaagaacgaggtacggtgaggagattagcggcggagggtgcgggctgggcagtagaaggagagaagggaggtgaggtaggagggggcgaggtgatggagagccttgaagcagagggtgaggagtttctgcctgatgcgcagattgattggtagccattggaggtttttgaggaggggagtaatatgcccagagcgtttgtggacaaagataatccgggcagcagcatgaagtatggattgaagtggagagagacacgaggatgggagatcagagagaaggctgatgcagtagtccagacgggataggaggagagcttgaatgagcagggtagcagtttggatggagaggaaagggcggatcttggcaatattgcggagctgagaccggcaggttttggtgacggcttggatgtgaggggtgaatgagagagcggagtcgaggatgacaccaaggttgcgggcttgtgagacgggaaggatggtagtgccgtcaacagagatgggaaagtcagggagaggacaaggtttgggagggaagacaaggagttcaatcttcgacatgttgagctttaggtggcgggcagacatccagatggagatgtcctgaaggcaggaggagatgcgagcctggagcgagggggagagagcaggggcagagatgtagatctgggtgtcatcagcgtagagatgatagttgaagccgtgggagcgaatgacgtcaccaagggagtgcgtgtagattgagaacagaaggggaccaagcactgaaccttggggaacccccacagtaagaggatgggagggggaggaggagcctgcaaaagagactgagaaagaacgaccggagagataagaggagaaccaggagaggacggagtctgtgaagccaaggtcagatagcatgttgaggagaagggggtggtccacagtgtcaaaggcagctgagaggtcgaagaggattaggacagagtatgagccgttggatttggcaagcaggaggtcattggtgacctttgagagggcagtttccgtggaatgaaggggacggaagccagactggagggggtcgaggagagagttgttgttgaggaattctaggcagcgcgtgtagacaactcgttcaaggagtttggaaaggaatggtaggagggatatgggacaataactagaaggtgaggtggggtcaagagagggtttttttaggatgggagagacatgggcatgtttgaaggcagaggggaaggaaccagtggagagtgagtggttgaagatggaagttaaggaggggagaagggatggagcgagagatttcatgagatgagagggaatggggtcagaagcacaggtggccggagtagcacttgagaggagggaggagagctcctctgaggataccgctgggaaggatgggagagtagcagagagtgttgagagctggggtgttggagaaaggggggaagagattttggggaggtcggacctgatggatttaattttgttaatgaagtaggaggccagatcgttgggggtgagggaaggaggagggggaggaaccgggggcctgagaagggagttgaatgtacggaagagctggcgggggtgatgggcatgggtgtcaataagggaggagaaatagttttgtctggcagaagagagggctgagttaaggcaggaaaggataaactagaagtgaacgaggttggcatggtgtttagactttcgccagcagtgttcggcagctcgagcataagagcgaaggaggcagacagtggcagtgatccagggctgtgggttagtggtgcgagagcggcgaagggaaaggggagcgagtgagtctagctgagtaggaagggtagagttgagagcagtaatctgatcatcaagactgggtagagaggagagggcggcaaggtggggtgtgaggcgctccgaaagatgggtggggtccagagagcggagatctctgtgagggagtaatacggatttacaggggaaaggagtgtgagtgaggaggcaggtgagaagattatgatcagagagagggattacagagttggtgagggtggacagaggtggtctaatggaaagaggataggcctgggagtcagaggacttgggttctaatcccagctctgccaaatgcctgctgtgtgaccttgtgcaagtcacataacttctctgtgcctcagttctcctgtccttcctcctacttagtctgggaacgccatatgggacagggaccatgtccaacctaacttgtatctaccccagagcttagaacagaatttgacacataagtgcttaacaaatatcataaaaaagggtcAGTCTCCCTTGGTAGTTGCACTTCTTGTTCTGTGGCAGCTCTATTTTGATCCCTATTAAGTCATAATACTTGTACAAGAAACAATCTGGCAGGGCAGAGGCAGCAAGAGGATGCAACCCCATTGACTATGGGGTGATGTGGCCTCCGACCCCATCTGCGTGCCAGTTCATGCCATGTCCTCTATGGGATGTGTGCCCTGGGGCAATACAcaccgtagggagcgggggaaggcgatgagacaggcagtatgtgcacacaaaccgtacccaacggctcaaggccaaacagactcaacaacaggagataaagagaccagggcaagaaaagcaagcttgcacctgcaaggctcggaggcaacctcaaggccatatccgcagccagcgacggttggcaacgggtggctgggggcgagccagagcaaacgcttcatgactggacagagctgttgttaggctagtggctggagggcggtcaaagcctcgatatgccatcccccgagaaaaccctgcccccgggcaacggggggtataagagacgaacaagacaaagggggggcatgcgcgcgctctctccctctctctctctcgctctctctctctctcgctctctctctctttcaaccatgtaacctctgatagcaaataaacggcaaccaagctttgaacctctggctgactcttcctggtgtgaacgcgcgggccgcgtccggagatgtccgaagacccggagagggtaagaacccgagagttgcccccgaaaccatggGGAGCAACGACACACGAGCCCTCTGGTGCCATTGTGCCCTttagatttggaagggaagaattGGGGTGCATGGGCCTAGGCACGTTACTGAAGCTAATTGCTTTGATAGGCCCATATCATCCTTTCTATACACCATGGCACTAATTCCTTGTTTTCTTTCTGCAGGGGATTACTGCATTCAACTTTTGTGGAATAACTAATGTgacttcatttttttccaaatgatttgtgaaagtttatcatcatcatcatcattatcaatggtatttattgaacacttttttatgatatttgttaagcccttactatgtcccaggcactgtactaagagctggggtaaatgcaagttaattaggttgaacgcagtccatgtcccatatggggctcccaatcttaatccccatttgacagatgaagtaactgaggcacagagaagtgaggtgacttgcccaaggtcacacctcaaaCGAGTGGTGgagggggtttagaacccaggttcttttaactcccaggcctgtggtctatttattaggtagaaatgttccttgctcacaatgtgcttccagtctagagggggagaaagcttTCATCCTGAAGATTTTAGGTTGAAAGCTCTTTAGGTGTGGAGATCTTGATAGTTATTTAGCTCGTGTCTTCAAGGGCACCGAACTGCAATCCCTAAGGTGAAACATTGAATGCTTGTCAGGCTGGAAGACTCCTTCTGGAGTGGAGATTCTTGTCATGGAGGGGGCATAGATGGGGAGATCTGCACACTGACTCTTCTCCCAACCCTACCACTGGGTGCCTGTGGACAACTTGCAGATAATCCATCTCAGGATATGGGTGGGGGTCAGATGGGGACCCAAATCTCTCCTTGTAgatcacccaaatctacatctctgcccctgctctctctccctccctccaggctcgcatctcctcctgtcttcaggacatctccatctggatgtctgcccgccacgtaaaattcaacatgtccaagactgaactccttgtcttccctcccaaaccctgcccactccctgactttcccatcactgttgacggcactaccatccttcccgtctcacaagcccgcaaacttggtcacatccaagccgtcaccaaaacctgccggtctcactttcgcaacattgccaagatccgccctttcctctccatccaaaccgctaccctgctcgttcaagctctcatcttatcccgtctgg
It includes:
- the LOC119949889 gene encoding uncharacterized protein LOC119949889 translates to MVYRKDDMGLSKQLASGSAVRIWSREETDYLVISLPIHHNGEKICPHWRPGQAKAPVKHSYLWEDYGNLDQGQLYQEHILQPPYPTGSPYPNYLLLKHKSMSSSLCSPINSTPLLPCPSTSLITLTRNPGSPPQWQRFIPFAASAQKERQENSALLNQDTSTMDITKNSPPEQTKLNNKLDNDLQVKKKQLMNEIPLTSTYQKDFVKGQIPQQLVLQNQHVQQTKRELKHVPPTTYQQSFCDLFKNPQQFGKKEVESEATDKKEDIPISSEALVDIPIKCEARRKQVTERYSVAQCLIWPASLK